A stretch of the Psychroserpens sp. Hel_I_66 genome encodes the following:
- a CDS encoding glycosyltransferase: MKKVLIVSPHFPPVNAADMHRVRQSLPYFEQFGWKPTVLCVDPDYVEMAKDELLANSLPTDAEYIMVKAYSTKYTRKLGLGNLGLRSFIQLLKAGNTLLKKENFDLIYFSTTVFASMPLGRIWKRKFNIPFILDIQDPWRNDYYLTVPKEEKPPKFWFAYNLDKYLERFTVPKANGLIAVSQGYVDTLKSRYPSIKNMPSKTLTFGASVKDFEFINSRFIFKSFVLDHNKTNLIYIGRGGHDMAKSLSVIFEAFKKGLDSHEKFKKCKFWFIGTSYAPDGQGEQTIRPIAKQFGVESFVEEITDRKPYFETLTLLKSADVIVIPGSEDANYTASKLYPNLLAKKPLLCVFHSNSSVVRIVKDLNAGEVVLFDQKLAVEQCLEHMEKIVTQLPYMPETNWEKFQPFTAEAMTKVQCDFFNQVLRSHGL, from the coding sequence ATGAAAAAAGTCCTTATTGTTTCTCCGCATTTCCCACCTGTAAATGCTGCCGATATGCATCGAGTAAGACAAAGTCTTCCTTATTTTGAGCAGTTTGGTTGGAAACCTACGGTGCTTTGTGTGGATCCTGACTATGTGGAAATGGCAAAAGATGAGTTGTTGGCAAATTCTCTACCTACTGATGCGGAGTATATAATGGTCAAAGCCTATTCTACGAAGTATACACGAAAGTTAGGATTGGGTAATTTGGGTTTAAGATCATTTATACAATTGCTCAAAGCAGGCAATACATTGCTGAAAAAGGAAAATTTTGATCTTATCTATTTTAGCACGACTGTTTTTGCATCAATGCCTTTGGGACGAATTTGGAAACGAAAATTTAACATTCCATTTATCTTAGATATTCAAGACCCTTGGCGTAATGATTACTATTTAACAGTACCAAAGGAAGAGAAACCACCAAAATTTTGGTTTGCCTATAACTTGGATAAATATTTAGAACGTTTTACAGTGCCAAAAGCAAATGGGTTGATAGCAGTTTCACAAGGTTATGTAGACACCTTAAAATCTCGTTATCCATCCATAAAAAATATGCCATCAAAAACACTTACGTTTGGAGCATCGGTTAAGGATTTTGAATTCATAAACTCTAGATTTATCTTTAAATCGTTTGTATTAGATCACAATAAAACCAATTTGATTTATATTGGTCGTGGTGGTCATGACATGGCAAAAAGTCTAAGTGTCATATTCGAGGCATTCAAAAAAGGTTTAGATAGTCACGAGAAATTTAAAAAATGCAAGTTTTGGTTCATTGGGACCAGTTACGCGCCAGATGGGCAAGGAGAACAAACCATAAGGCCTATAGCAAAGCAGTTTGGTGTCGAAAGCTTCGTTGAGGAAATAACAGATAGGAAACCTTATTTTGAAACATTAACGTTATTAAAATCTGCAGATGTTATAGTAATACCAGGTTCTGAAGATGCCAATTATACAGCATCAAAATTATATCCTAATCTATTGGCAAAAAAACCTTTATTGTGTGTATTCCATTCCAATAGCAGTGTGGTGCGTATCGTAAAAGATTTGAATGCAGGAGAGGTGGTATTGTTCGACCAAAAATTAGCGGTTGAGCAGTGTTTAGAACATATGGAAAAGATTGTTACTCAATTGCCTTATATGCCAGAAACGAACTGGGAAAAATTTCAACCTTTTACTGCAGAGGCAATGACCAAAGTGCAATGTGATTTTTTTAATCAAGTTTTAAGATCGCATGGGCTATGA
- a CDS encoding acyltransferase family protein encodes MKAFNKDKNYLTIIVTLRGLAAIYVCMYHFTKDFLNEDDIINVLFENGWIGVEVFFVISGFVIPFSLLGTSFKFRHYFKFMKKRLIRIEPAYLISVILVLLVSYAASKTPGFAGEPNNVSVALLLQHVGYLVEFFNNTWLNPVYWTLEIEFHFYIIIGLLIALWDLKNQWLTISSIIGLLLLSFLNQDVIVFFKYTDIFILGILTAFYKKNQIGLFQYLIFLFLVSYIVLDSHGWLVSVWTFITAALIAFASHHGNVKGLIFLGNISYSLYLIHWPIGVKIINLSKRLKLNELSKYGVILIALSFSIFAAWLFYKYIEKPSHQWAKKVKFT; translated from the coding sequence GTGAAAGCTTTTAATAAAGATAAAAACTATTTAACGATAATAGTGACTTTAAGAGGTCTAGCAGCTATATATGTTTGTATGTATCACTTTACAAAAGATTTTTTAAACGAGGATGATATTATAAATGTGCTTTTTGAAAATGGATGGATAGGTGTTGAGGTGTTTTTTGTAATTTCAGGATTTGTGATTCCATTTTCTCTGTTAGGCACTTCATTTAAATTCCGTCACTATTTCAAATTCATGAAAAAGCGGTTGATTAGAATAGAACCTGCTTATCTCATTTCAGTTATACTGGTATTACTCGTAAGTTATGCAGCCAGTAAAACGCCAGGATTTGCGGGTGAACCAAATAATGTTTCTGTTGCTTTACTTTTACAGCATGTCGGTTACTTGGTAGAGTTTTTTAATAACACGTGGCTCAATCCAGTATATTGGACATTAGAAATAGAATTTCATTTTTATATAATTATCGGTTTGCTTATCGCTTTATGGGATCTTAAAAATCAGTGGCTCACTATATCCTCAATTATTGGATTATTGTTACTGTCTTTTTTAAATCAAGATGTTATTGTATTTTTTAAGTATACAGATATTTTTATATTAGGCATTTTAACTGCTTTTTATAAAAAAAACCAAATTGGTCTATTTCAGTATTTGATTTTTTTATTTCTTGTTAGTTACATCGTTCTTGATAGCCATGGCTGGTTAGTTTCAGTATGGACCTTTATAACTGCTGCGTTGATTGCTTTTGCTAGTCACCACGGAAATGTAAAAGGCTTGATTTTTTTGGGTAATATTTCCTACTCCTTATATTTGATCCACTGGCCAATTGGCGTAAAAATCATTAACTTGAGTAAACGCTTGAAATTGAATGAACTTTCTAAGTATGGAGTTATACTAATTGCATTAAGTTTTAGTATTTTTGCAGCTTGGTTATTTTATAAATACATAGAAAAACCATCACACCAATGGGCCAAAAAAGTAAAGTTCACTTAA
- a CDS encoding acyltransferase: MTVVINFVKYHFKSALRTIYWIYNLSKINFGSNVNLSFPIQVEGHGFAKIDSNCTIEKNVKLGIGKNAQLVIGKNSFFEKQGTLLIGDSNVLKIGNHFKLGTHARLYVKNNWTFGDNVTIETYCSIFARESEKTGMLTIGNNSNIGDYTIMDIVDNIQIGNDVAIGPNCTIYTHDHIYTDKSKPAWKGGLISKPIIIEDGAWIGSNVTILPGVIIGKRAVVAAGSVVTKSLDPECVYGGIPAKLIKEI, encoded by the coding sequence ATGACAGTAGTGATTAATTTTGTCAAATACCATTTTAAATCTGCCCTTAGAACGATATATTGGATATATAATTTATCTAAAATAAATTTCGGAAGTAATGTAAATCTTAGTTTTCCTATACAAGTGGAAGGTCATGGTTTTGCTAAAATTGATTCAAACTGTACCATTGAGAAAAATGTGAAATTAGGAATTGGAAAAAATGCTCAACTTGTAATAGGAAAGAATAGTTTTTTTGAGAAACAGGGCACTTTATTAATTGGAGACAGTAACGTGTTGAAAATAGGCAATCATTTTAAGTTAGGAACTCATGCGAGACTTTACGTAAAAAATAACTGGACATTTGGGGATAATGTAACCATTGAAACCTATTGTTCAATTTTTGCCAGAGAATCAGAAAAAACCGGTATGCTAACCATTGGGAATAACAGTAATATTGGTGATTACACAATTATGGATATAGTAGATAACATTCAAATAGGAAACGATGTAGCCATTGGGCCTAATTGTACAATCTATACTCATGATCATATTTACACTGATAAAAGCAAGCCTGCGTGGAAAGGAGGTTTAATTTCAAAACCTATTATAATCGAAGATGGTGCTTGGATTGGTTCAAATGTGACCATCCTTCCAGGAGTTATTATAGGGAAGAGAGCTGTAGTTGCAGCTGGTTCTGTAGTTACTAAAAGCTTAGATCCTGAGTGTGTGTATGGTGGGATTCCAGCGAAACTTATAAAAGAAATATGA
- the wecB gene encoding non-hydrolyzing UDP-N-acetylglucosamine 2-epimerase translates to MRKLLIVVGTRPNYIKVTQFKKVADQQFAGQFDIKIVHTGQHFDKSMADMFFQQLDLWPDYFLNISQASPNTQMGEIMVRLEKVITEKFQPDVILVPGDVNSTLAAALTAYKLGITLGHLESGLRSLDRTMPEEMNRILVDEISDYYFVTEQSGLDNLLKEHKPKENIHIVGNTMIDTLVAFESEIASKNTLEANGLAKDEFILMTIHRPATVDNQQGLEGLLSLLRDIPKDLAIVFPIHPRTLNNIKKFDLESEFEEIKNLKLLAPQDYFSFQNLIHHCKMVLTDSGGIQEETTFKQKPCLTLRPNTERPSTLTIGSNTLLNFDKKDILEKINAIQTGTYKEGQIPPLWDGQATQRILKIIVKN, encoded by the coding sequence ATGAGAAAACTACTAATTGTTGTGGGTACAAGACCCAACTATATTAAAGTAACACAATTCAAAAAAGTTGCTGATCAACAATTTGCTGGACAGTTTGATATTAAAATCGTACATACGGGTCAGCATTTTGATAAATCAATGGCCGATATGTTTTTTCAACAATTAGATCTTTGGCCAGATTATTTTTTGAATATTTCGCAAGCGTCACCAAATACGCAAATGGGTGAGATTATGGTGCGATTGGAAAAAGTTATAACTGAAAAGTTTCAGCCAGATGTCATACTCGTTCCAGGAGATGTAAATTCTACGCTAGCTGCAGCACTAACTGCTTATAAACTCGGCATTACTTTGGGACATTTAGAAAGTGGCTTAAGAAGTTTAGATCGTACAATGCCAGAAGAAATGAACCGGATCTTAGTAGATGAAATATCAGATTATTATTTCGTCACAGAGCAAAGTGGATTAGACAATCTTTTAAAAGAACATAAACCTAAAGAAAATATACACATAGTTGGTAATACCATGATTGATACGCTTGTGGCTTTTGAATCTGAAATTGCTTCAAAAAATACTTTAGAAGCGAATGGTTTGGCCAAAGATGAATTTATTTTAATGACCATACATCGTCCTGCTACCGTAGATAATCAACAAGGATTAGAAGGGTTGTTGTCATTGTTAAGAGATATACCAAAGGATTTGGCAATTGTATTTCCAATTCACCCAAGAACTTTGAATAACATTAAAAAATTTGATTTAGAATCTGAATTTGAAGAAATTAAGAATCTAAAATTATTGGCACCTCAAGATTATTTTAGCTTTCAAAATTTAATTCATCACTGCAAAATGGTGTTAACAGATAGTGGAGGCATCCAAGAAGAAACCACGTTTAAACAAAAGCCATGTTTAACCTTAAGACCTAATACTGAACGACCAAGTACATTAACTATTGGATCTAATACACTATTGAATTTTGATAAAAAAGACATCCTTGAGAAGATTAATGCTATCCAAACCGGAACATACAAAGAAGGTCAAATTCCACCACTTTGGGATGGGCAAGCAACACAGCGTATTTTAAAAATCATTGTTAAGAATTGA
- a CDS encoding glycosyltransferase family 2 protein has protein sequence MSIKKVSIVIPSYNAIAYIPDTLNSVFQQSYSNIEVIVIDDGSTDGTLDYLKTITHPNFSFKKNRGKGACAARNYGFELSLGKYIQFLDADDLLSPDKIENQVQDLEQNPEYIAVCSTVHFYEKPEHGEIKDSHFLYNTNNPKQFLLKLFGGDGLNHGMVGQHAYLSPRFFIEKAGGWNEKLFKDQDGEFFTRVIKASKGICHTPDVFAYYRKHVRGNNIANQKERKHVESQFKALISKSKQLKELEDSEAYRNAFALQSKLLAVDAYPHFMDVYDRAINLSNRYGGSTYEPILGGKIIEMVKSIFGWKNAKTFKLFLHRIKDLIMPKA, from the coding sequence ATGAGCATTAAAAAGGTCTCGATAGTCATACCAAGTTACAATGCTATAGCATATATTCCTGATACACTTAATTCTGTCTTTCAGCAATCGTATTCAAATATTGAGGTTATTGTTATTGATGACGGTTCTACCGATGGTACTTTAGACTATTTAAAAACGATAACACATCCCAATTTTAGTTTTAAAAAAAATAGAGGTAAAGGTGCGTGTGCTGCTAGAAACTATGGCTTTGAACTGTCTTTGGGCAAGTATATTCAATTTTTAGATGCAGATGATTTGTTGAGTCCCGATAAAATTGAAAACCAAGTACAGGATTTAGAGCAAAATCCAGAATATATTGCAGTATGTAGTACTGTTCATTTTTATGAAAAACCAGAACATGGAGAAATAAAAGACTCTCATTTTTTGTATAATACAAATAATCCCAAACAATTTTTATTGAAACTTTTTGGTGGCGATGGTTTAAATCACGGTATGGTAGGGCAACATGCATATTTAAGTCCAAGATTTTTTATTGAAAAAGCAGGCGGATGGAATGAGAAATTATTTAAGGATCAAGATGGTGAATTTTTCACTCGTGTTATTAAGGCTTCTAAGGGAATTTGTCATACACCGGATGTATTTGCTTATTACAGAAAACATGTTAGAGGTAATAACATTGCTAATCAAAAAGAAAGAAAGCACGTAGAGAGCCAGTTCAAGGCACTTATATCAAAATCTAAACAATTAAAAGAATTAGAAGATTCCGAAGCATATAGAAATGCATTTGCGCTCCAGTCAAAACTATTGGCAGTAGATGCCTACCCCCATTTTATGGATGTGTATGATCGTGCTATAAATTTATCTAACCGTTATGGAGGGAGTACTTATGAACCTATTTTAGGCGGAAAAATAATAGAAATGGTAAAATCTATATTTGGATGGAAAAATGCCAAAACATTTAAGCTATTTTTACATCGAATAAAAGACCTAATAATGCCGAAAGCCTAG